A window of Lusitaniella coriacea LEGE 07157 contains these coding sequences:
- the accB gene encoding acetyl-CoA carboxylase biotin carboxyl carrier protein yields the protein MPIDINQLRELLSAIAHTDIAELTLKSEEFELTVRRGIAPTSSPVTASETTFISAPFPSPPSSPVAQPTSMVESTPPPSSDPKGVEITSPMVGTFYRSPAPDEPPFVEVGTNVRNGQTVCIIEAMKLMNEIEAEVSGQILEILVENGQPVEYGQPLMIVKSD from the coding sequence GTTAAGCGCGATCGCGCACACTGACATTGCGGAGCTGACCTTAAAAAGCGAGGAGTTTGAATTGACCGTGCGCAGAGGTATCGCGCCAACCTCCTCCCCTGTGACTGCGAGCGAAACCACATTCATCTCTGCGCCATTTCCCTCGCCCCCATCGTCCCCAGTGGCTCAACCTACGTCGATGGTTGAGTCTACCCCACCGCCCTCGTCAGACCCTAAAGGAGTAGAAATAACCTCTCCGATGGTTGGTACCTTTTATCGCTCGCCAGCGCCCGATGAACCGCCTTTTGTGGAAGTGGGGACGAATGTTCGTAACGGGCAAACCGTTTGTATTATCGAAGCGATGAAATTAATGAACGAGATTGAGGCGGAAGTGTCCGGGCAAATTCTCGAAATTTTGGTGGAGAATGGTCAACCCGTGGAATACGGACAACCCTTAATGATCGTTAAATCCGATTGA